A stretch of Natronincola ferrireducens DNA encodes these proteins:
- the yycF gene encoding response regulator YycF — METRILIVEDEKPISDILKFNLEKEGYKVELAYDGEEALSKVSQGNPDLILLDVMLPKLDGFQVCRKIREASTIPILMLTAKEEEVDKVLGLEMGADDYITKPFGMRELLARVKANLRRMNTPVGDKKASIITSGGLVIDFNKYEVKKENTVIELTSREFELLKFLAVQTEQVFSREQLLKEVWGYEYYGDIRTVDVTIRRLREKVEEDASSPKYILTKRGVGYYFRRA, encoded by the coding sequence ATGGAGACAAGGATATTAATTGTAGAAGATGAAAAGCCAATCTCAGATATATTGAAGTTTAACTTAGAAAAGGAAGGATACAAAGTAGAGCTGGCTTATGACGGAGAAGAAGCACTGAGTAAGGTTTCTCAAGGTAATCCTGACTTAATCCTGCTGGATGTTATGCTACCTAAATTAGATGGATTTCAGGTATGTAGAAAGATTAGAGAAGCCTCTACAATACCTATTTTAATGTTGACGGCAAAGGAAGAGGAAGTAGACAAGGTACTGGGCTTGGAAATGGGAGCCGATGATTACATAACAAAGCCTTTTGGTATGAGGGAGCTTTTAGCTCGAGTAAAGGCTAATTTAAGACGTATGAATACACCGGTTGGAGATAAAAAAGCATCTATTATTACCTCGGGAGGATTGGTTATTGACTTTAATAAGTACGAAGTGAAAAAAGAAAACACTGTCATTGAATTAACCTCTAGGGAATTTGAGCTATTAAAATTTTTAGCTGTTCAAACTGAACAGGTGTTTTCAAGGGAACAGTTACTTAAGGAAGTTTGGGGATATGAATACTATGGAGACATAAGGACAGTAGATGTTACAATAAGAAGACTGAGGGAGAAGGTAGAGGAAGATGCCAGTAGTCCTAAGTATATACTCACAAAAAGAGGAGTAGGTTATTACTTCAGGAGGGCTTAG
- a CDS encoding M23 family metallopeptidase, which yields MEGYERALKVYREAVSQIKLLVRQKKHNRVATYTAIGLLVIIFTLILNVSINKSLRAYEVQLEDKVLAVVRSEEDFTKAIEEVKEEVKALYGHEFVVPENINIVETKAKKEAITSSKMIIENIKMQLDMKVKAVAIFVDGEEVAVVRDEAIANSLLEEIKNPFTDEEKDYESVDFRENITLEEVASDIQDIKDREEVIQLLTKGTDEEKIHEVASGESAWVIARNYDLRVEDIAAANPGINVERLQIGQRLSLVVPKPYITVTTKEYVELVEAIPFDTETVKTDSLYKGDKRITVQGVEGKREIKGYLIKENGVLADREILQEKVLSEPTTRVIAEGTKTRPATVATGTFARPTRGRITSGFGMRWGRRHEGIDIAAPMGTSITAADAGRVSFAGSRGSYGNLVIINHENGYQTYYAHCSKLLVKTGDRVFKGQEIAKVGNTGRSTGPHLHFEVRRNGSPINPLQFVSY from the coding sequence ATGGAAGGATACGAAAGAGCACTAAAGGTTTACAGGGAAGCTGTAAGTCAAATAAAGCTCCTAGTTAGACAGAAAAAACACAACAGGGTTGCTACCTATACAGCAATAGGACTATTAGTTATTATTTTCACACTGATATTGAACGTCAGCATTAACAAATCACTACGGGCCTATGAGGTGCAGCTGGAGGACAAAGTTCTAGCGGTTGTAAGAAGTGAAGAGGACTTTACTAAAGCCATTGAAGAAGTAAAAGAAGAAGTTAAAGCATTGTATGGACACGAATTTGTTGTTCCTGAAAATATAAATATAGTGGAGACAAAAGCAAAAAAAGAAGCTATAACATCATCTAAAATGATTATTGAAAATATAAAAATGCAGTTGGATATGAAGGTAAAAGCCGTTGCCATCTTTGTAGATGGGGAAGAGGTGGCTGTAGTAAGGGATGAAGCAATAGCCAACAGCTTATTAGAAGAAATAAAAAATCCTTTTACCGATGAAGAAAAAGATTATGAGAGTGTTGACTTTAGGGAAAACATAACATTGGAAGAAGTTGCTTCTGATATCCAAGATATTAAGGATAGAGAAGAAGTAATTCAATTACTTACAAAGGGTACAGATGAAGAAAAAATCCATGAAGTAGCTTCTGGAGAAAGTGCTTGGGTTATAGCACGGAATTATGACTTAAGGGTGGAGGATATTGCTGCGGCAAATCCTGGTATAAACGTAGAGCGATTGCAGATTGGTCAAAGGCTTAGCCTAGTTGTACCAAAGCCCTATATCACTGTAACCACAAAGGAATATGTGGAATTAGTAGAAGCCATTCCTTTTGATACAGAAACAGTAAAAACCGACTCCCTCTATAAGGGAGACAAAAGAATTACTGTCCAAGGGGTAGAGGGTAAAAGAGAAATAAAAGGTTACCTTATTAAAGAAAATGGAGTTTTAGCCGATAGAGAAATTTTACAGGAGAAGGTCTTATCAGAACCAACCACAAGAGTAATTGCTGAGGGAACAAAGACTAGACCAGCTACAGTAGCTACAGGAACCTTCGCTAGACCTACTAGAGGTAGGATTACCTCGGGCTTTGGAATGAGGTGGGGAAGACGACATGAGGGAATTGACATTGCAGCTCCTATGGGAACCTCTATTACAGCTGCTGATGCAGGAAGGGTTTCCTTTGCTGGCAGCAGAGGCAGCTATGGCAATCTAGTGATTATAAATCATGAAAATGGTTATCAAACCTACTATGCCCACTGTAGTAAGCTTTTAGTTAAGACAGGAGACAGGGTATTTAAGGGACAAGAAATAGCAAAGGTAGGAAATACCGGGAGAAGTACAGGACCCCATCTTCACTTTGAAGTAAGAAGAAATGGGTCACCTATTAACCCATTACAATTTGTAAGTTATTAA
- a CDS encoding ATP-binding protein — translation MFKGIRFKFITIYFLLVFMAMVIIGVFIIQQFEQYHLDVVRGNLTQIAGSVMTTLEEIDWQNNKEEIQKNISPYEKMGMEIYVIEKNNDFTIISSTNLSYWNQNAMYILDSDLILSGFHGEIKEKDIVSSQENQRSSKNMIFPLYDEHSRITGAVYLRQNLEDIYRTLDQSKSILTRATMLALFITFVLGYFVAKSITGPINDVTIKAEKMARGDFDQVVEVKSDDEIGQLASMFNYLTARLRTVLQEISNEKKKMDTIINNMADGLIATTAEGKIIHANPIALRMLKLQGETLTNKTFDDVFSSLNKKLTLGFFEEKKKWYGNEIIDVEGNVKLRAKYAPILRENGDLEGIVVLLQDVTEYEKLENMRKEFVANVSHELRTPLTTIKSYTESLLDGVLEDKGLATDWLNVINSETDRMTRLVQELLQLSKLDYKKSKWNKAEIDINEIVKNSILKLEVSAKNKKQQLEYIGAEEAIFVLVDKDRMEQVVLNILSNAIKYTGESGKIKIKVHQENNHAEVIIQDNGIGIPSQHLPRIFERFYRVDKARSREMGGTGLGLSIAKQIIEAHDGEIEIFSGEESRGTRVTISIPLVKRELAYD, via the coding sequence ATGTTTAAGGGTATAAGATTTAAGTTTATTACTATTTATTTTTTGCTAGTATTTATGGCGATGGTAATTATAGGAGTTTTTATTATTCAACAATTTGAACAATATCATTTGGACGTGGTGAGGGGAAACCTTACTCAAATAGCCGGTAGTGTTATGACAACCCTAGAGGAGATTGATTGGCAGAACAATAAAGAGGAAATACAAAAAAATATTAGTCCCTATGAAAAAATGGGGATGGAGATCTATGTAATAGAGAAAAATAATGATTTCACCATTATTTCTAGCACCAATCTATCCTATTGGAATCAAAATGCTATGTATATTTTAGATTCCGACTTAATTTTATCGGGTTTTCATGGAGAAATAAAGGAAAAGGATATTGTCTCCAGCCAAGAGAATCAGAGGAGTTCAAAAAATATGATTTTTCCCCTTTACGATGAGCATAGTCGTATTACAGGGGCTGTTTACTTAAGACAAAATTTAGAGGACATCTACCGAACCTTAGATCAATCAAAATCTATTCTTACTAGGGCAACGATGCTAGCCCTATTTATTACTTTTGTCCTGGGCTATTTTGTTGCTAAAAGCATCACAGGTCCTATTAATGATGTTACTATTAAGGCAGAAAAGATGGCTAGAGGAGATTTTGATCAAGTGGTTGAAGTAAAATCCGATGATGAAATTGGTCAATTAGCCAGTATGTTTAATTATCTCACGGCTAGACTAAGGACGGTATTACAAGAGATTTCTAATGAAAAAAAGAAAATGGATACGATCATCAACAACATGGCAGATGGATTGATTGCCACCACCGCAGAAGGGAAAATTATTCATGCTAATCCTATAGCCTTAAGAATGCTAAAATTACAGGGTGAAACGTTAACAAATAAAACCTTCGATGATGTTTTTTCCTCATTAAATAAAAAATTAACCCTAGGCTTTTTTGAGGAAAAGAAAAAATGGTATGGTAATGAAATTATTGATGTAGAAGGGAATGTAAAGCTAAGGGCCAAGTATGCCCCTATTCTTAGGGAAAATGGTGATTTAGAAGGGATTGTTGTACTGCTTCAGGATGTTACAGAATATGAAAAACTAGAAAATATGAGAAAAGAGTTTGTAGCAAATGTTTCCCATGAGTTAAGGACACCCCTAACTACCATAAAAAGCTACACGGAAAGTCTATTGGATGGAGTCCTGGAGGACAAAGGGTTAGCCACTGATTGGTTAAATGTAATCAATAGTGAAACTGATAGAATGACAAGACTAGTACAGGAGTTACTGCAGTTATCAAAATTAGATTATAAAAAATCAAAATGGAATAAAGCTGAAATTGATATCAATGAAATTGTAAAAAATTCCATATTAAAGTTAGAGGTTTCAGCAAAAAATAAAAAGCAACAATTAGAATACATAGGTGCGGAAGAAGCTATTTTTGTTCTAGTAGATAAGGATAGAATGGAGCAGGTTGTTTTAAATATCCTCAGTAATGCCATTAAGTATACTGGGGAATCAGGAAAGATAAAAATAAAGGTACATCAGGAAAACAATCATGCAGAAGTTATCATTCAGGACAATGGAATCGGTATACCAAGCCAACATTTACCTAGAATATTCGAAAGATTCTATCGTGTGGATAAGGCAAGATCCCGGGAAATGGGGGGGACCGGCCTAGGACTATCTATTGCAAAACAGATTATTGAGGCCCATGACGGAGAAATTGAAATTTTCAGTGGTGAAGAAAGTAGGGGAACAAGGGTAACAATTTCTATACCTTTAGTCAAGAGGGAATTAGCATATGATTAA
- a CDS encoding M1 family metallopeptidase: MKSQKKFKLLLIVFSVLFITISLHYAWDFREAEKVLKPYDGIDYLTQYNITVEFLEENMTIKASQKIVYTNQEAKDLNNIYLHLYPNAFRRKEEAPFEKKEMERAYPNGFDPGYIEIEDIKEGRRSVEYKIMGKADTILRVTPPKPLGPGETLQLSMDFQVKLPNTVGRMGYGDNTINITNWFPIMAVYDEKGWNLEPYYAIGDPFYSEVGKYDVTVILPQQYKMATTGNIVKVHEKKGKNIYEIEAELVRNFVMILSKNFKIQEASVGNTKVFSYSIDGLRGEEALQYGIDAVKVFNSLFGAYPYQQLSVVACDFFIGGMEYPNVVMISQDLYEIEEDFPLEYVVAHEIAHQWWYGIVGNNEIKEPWLDEALTEYSTLMYFEKKYGPHIKEQIFEKMIKAQYENYIDFEPDRGEGILRSLREFDSSWQYSSIVYSKGAMFIEELRAYMGEEAFIKSLREYFEVFKFKNATTEDFYKICEKNTEKDLKHLFNQWLNARN; encoded by the coding sequence GTGAAAAGTCAAAAAAAGTTTAAGCTGCTGTTGATTGTTTTTAGCGTCCTATTTATTACTATATCCCTTCACTATGCGTGGGATTTTAGGGAAGCGGAAAAGGTTCTCAAGCCTTATGATGGAATCGACTATCTAACCCAGTATAACATCACTGTAGAATTTCTAGAAGAAAACATGACCATAAAGGCAAGTCAAAAAATTGTTTATACTAATCAAGAAGCAAAGGATTTAAACAATATTTATCTTCATCTATATCCTAATGCCTTTAGAAGAAAAGAAGAAGCGCCCTTTGAAAAAAAAGAAATGGAGAGAGCGTACCCTAATGGCTTTGATCCTGGATATATAGAAATAGAAGATATAAAGGAGGGGAGGCGGTCTGTAGAGTACAAAATTATGGGTAAGGCGGATACGATCTTAAGGGTAACACCCCCTAAGCCCTTAGGGCCTGGAGAGACTCTCCAGTTGTCTATGGACTTTCAAGTAAAGCTGCCAAATACTGTAGGAAGAATGGGATATGGTGATAATACTATAAACATTACCAACTGGTTTCCCATCATGGCGGTCTATGATGAAAAGGGATGGAACTTGGAACCCTACTATGCAATAGGAGATCCCTTTTATAGTGAGGTGGGAAAGTATGATGTTACTGTAATTCTGCCACAACAGTATAAAATGGCTACCACAGGTAATATAGTAAAGGTTCATGAAAAAAAAGGGAAAAATATCTATGAAATAGAAGCAGAGCTTGTAAGAAACTTTGTTATGATATTAAGCAAAAATTTTAAGATCCAAGAGGCGTCAGTGGGAAACACAAAAGTTTTTTCCTATTCCATTGATGGACTAAGGGGAGAAGAGGCATTACAATATGGTATAGACGCTGTAAAGGTTTTTAACAGTCTTTTTGGAGCATATCCCTATCAACAACTATCGGTTGTAGCCTGTGATTTTTTTATAGGAGGAATGGAATATCCCAATGTGGTTATGATAAGTCAGGATCTCTATGAAATTGAAGAGGATTTTCCTCTAGAGTATGTAGTAGCCCATGAGATTGCTCATCAGTGGTGGTATGGAATTGTAGGAAATAATGAAATAAAGGAACCTTGGCTAGACGAAGCCTTAACAGAATATAGCACCCTAATGTATTTTGAAAAAAAATATGGACCCCATATTAAGGAGCAAATATTTGAGAAAATGATAAAGGCACAATATGAAAACTATATTGATTTTGAACCGGATAGGGGAGAGGGAATATTAAGAAGTCTAAGGGAGTTTGATAGCTCTTGGCAGTATAGTAGTATAGTGTATAGCAAGGGGGCCATGTTTATTGAAGAATTAAGAGCCTATATGGGGGAGGAGGCTTTTATAAAAAGCTTAAGGGAGTATTTTGAAGTATTCAAATTTAAAAATGCCACAACAGAGGATTTTTATAAAATTTGTGAGAAAAACACAGAAAAAGATTTAAAACATCTATTTAATCAGTGGTTGAACGCAAGAAATTAA
- a CDS encoding S8 family peptidase has protein sequence MFGYSSVVEDLVIEKLLSSNGEHIPVIITGDGCQCDDLEKCVQDLGGVVKHKLPLINAVAAYIPPVGVRSVARERAVSKVLFDDMVFKLMDIASVTVAADYANEHGLTGKGVTVAVVDSGVYPHSDLTTPTNRIIGFVDFVNKKNTPYDDDGHGTHVAGIVAGNGFASTGKYMGIAPDANIVGVKVLNKDGGGSISDVIAGVQWVVDNKNRYNIKVMTMSLGTKAKSSYREDPLCKAVDSAAAQGITVVVAAGNSGPDTSTINSPAISPNIIAVGACNDRTASNPKNCKIADFSSRGPTPDGIHKPDILAPGVDINSLSNKDNGYRSLSGTSMATPIVAGCAALLYENNPRLTPQETKNLMIKNSVGLGYGPDVEGSGLIDIKRMIDTTNPTPQPRPPQQNPENKNQGSKNFFSIFDGWLWVMVIVLLILII, from the coding sequence GTGTTTGGTTATTCAAGTGTTGTGGAAGATCTTGTTATTGAAAAGTTGTTGAGTTCTAACGGAGAACACATCCCTGTTATTATAACTGGTGATGGGTGTCAATGTGATGATTTAGAAAAATGTGTCCAGGATTTAGGAGGTGTTGTTAAACATAAGCTACCCCTTATTAATGCTGTTGCCGCTTATATTCCACCTGTTGGAGTTAGAAGTGTGGCTAGAGAAAGGGCTGTTAGTAAGGTGCTTTTTGACGACATGGTCTTTAAGTTAATGGATATCGCCTCTGTTACAGTGGCAGCAGATTATGCCAATGAGCATGGTCTAACAGGAAAAGGAGTTACAGTAGCAGTAGTGGATTCAGGGGTATATCCCCATAGTGATTTAACTACACCCACCAACCGTATTATAGGGTTTGTAGATTTTGTTAACAAAAAAAACACTCCCTATGATGACGATGGTCATGGCACCCATGTGGCAGGGATTGTAGCCGGTAATGGCTTTGCATCAACTGGTAAGTATATGGGTATTGCTCCTGATGCCAATATTGTTGGGGTAAAGGTATTAAACAAGGATGGTGGAGGTAGTATTTCTGATGTTATAGCAGGGGTTCAATGGGTTGTGGATAATAAAAACCGTTACAATATCAAAGTTATGACCATGTCCTTAGGTACTAAAGCAAAATCTTCTTATAGAGAGGATCCCTTATGTAAAGCTGTTGATAGTGCTGCTGCCCAAGGTATAACTGTTGTGGTGGCTGCTGGTAATAGTGGTCCTGACACCTCTACCATCAATTCTCCCGCCATTAGCCCAAATATTATAGCAGTAGGAGCTTGTAACGACCGTACTGCATCTAATCCAAAAAACTGTAAAATTGCTGATTTTTCTAGTAGAGGTCCTACTCCTGATGGCATCCATAAGCCAGATATCCTAGCACCAGGAGTAGACATTAACTCTCTGAGTAATAAGGATAATGGTTACCGTAGTCTATCAGGCACCTCTATGGCTACCCCTATAGTAGCAGGTTGTGCTGCTTTATTATATGAAAACAACCCAAGACTTACACCACAGGAAACTAAAAATTTAATGATAAAAAACTCAGTTGGTCTAGGCTATGGTCCAGATGTTGAGGGATCAGGATTGATTGATATTAAAAGAATGATAGATACTACAAATCCAACGCCTCAACCTCGACCACCTCAACAAAATCCAGAAAATAAAAACCAAGGTTCAAAGAACTTCTTCTCTATATTTGATGGTTGGCTTTGGGTAATGGTGATTGTTCTTTTAATACTAATTATATAA
- a CDS encoding peptidase MA family metallohydrolase — translation MKTKEILLKVFMVVSFLSIIGFAAYRMYPSSTIATLRPMLRGMENTIVSYRVGNYDFITTEHFIICYDDGIDQEIVDLVAKTAEDKYRTVEEVFQYKTEEKILVVLYDDPRALMRNTMLRQGPVPMGVYYGDSIHLLNPVHWVKDLEEIDRIFYSQGPFLHELVHLFTDHVAKGNFPLWFTEGISLYFEYMVDEYEWGKDAVFEDEEYTLDILTKEFHQLDDYLAYTQSFRIIRDFVDIHGIEALLNILRDLGEGKDIKEFIHLF, via the coding sequence ATGAAAACAAAAGAAATTCTACTGAAGGTTTTTATGGTGGTAAGCTTTTTATCCATTATAGGATTTGCAGCTTATAGAATGTATCCCTCTAGCACGATAGCTACCCTTCGTCCTATGCTTAGGGGGATGGAAAACACCATTGTTTCCTATAGAGTCGGGAACTACGACTTTATTACAACGGAGCATTTTATTATTTGTTATGATGATGGGATTGACCAAGAAATCGTGGACTTAGTGGCTAAAACAGCAGAGGATAAATATAGGACTGTTGAGGAGGTTTTTCAGTACAAAACTGAAGAAAAGATATTGGTAGTTCTATATGATGACCCTAGGGCTCTGATGAGAAATACCATGCTAAGACAGGGGCCTGTGCCAATGGGGGTTTATTACGGAGATAGTATCCATCTTTTAAATCCAGTTCATTGGGTAAAGGATTTAGAAGAAATAGATAGAATTTTTTATTCCCAAGGACCATTTCTTCATGAATTGGTTCATTTATTTACAGATCATGTAGCAAAAGGAAACTTTCCTTTGTGGTTTACAGAAGGAATTAGTCTTTATTTTGAGTATATGGTTGATGAGTATGAGTGGGGTAAGGACGCAGTTTTTGAAGATGAGGAATACACTTTAGACATATTGACAAAAGAATTTCACCAATTAGACGATTATTTAGCCTATACCCAATCCTTTAGAATTATAAGGGATTTTGTGGATATTCATGGTATTGAAGCTCTATTGAATATCCTTAGGGATTTGGGAGAGGGTAAGGATATAAAGGAATTTATTCATTTATTTTAA